ttttctctcaaaataaataagggcataacagaagttaaatatttaaaatatttaaaaattggtcaaaatttcttataaaaaaaccaattttttttccaaagtttttcttataaaaaagtcCGGAGGCAATAACATTTTATGGAAATGtgttaaattgaaaattgaaatgctTAAATAGTATGGGGACACTATTTAATTTCTTACTCGCACGGCAGAGCAACAGATTTACTTTTACTTTGAGAAAACAAAGGAGATGAGCCTCGTGGTCTTTTTTCCCTAATGAATAATGTTAggaacacactctttaacaaacacacttcaaCACACTCTCATGagtctcataaaaaaaatgtggactCACAtgacttttatgggacccatataaattttaactaatagaAGAGAGTGTATTAGAGTGTGTTTAATAGAAGAGAGTaggttagagtgtgtttgttaaagagtgtgttgctagcactcctcttccCTAATTTGTGGAtttgcttttatttatttattttattaggtGTAAATACATGATTGGATGTTCTTAAAGATGAGGTGTTAGGTTAGAATAAGTTGAAGGAGTATAATAATGATGTCAAAGTAGAAAATTGAagcttaatttttttcattttgctcGAAGAAGTTACGGaagtttcatttcatttcatcaaTTGATCCTCAATAAAGTCCACGACACCCATTTTCAGGGAAACGGAATAAAGGCTGTCAAGCTTCGATCGTTTGTTCAACAGAGCACCGTCCTAATTTGTGCTGCTCACGATAGCGCTTCCGGATTGATTGATCTTGCTGGTAAAATTTCatttgtataaatatttaatgCTTTTAATTCATGTACAACATTCATAAATTTTAGTTTCTTAATTAGTATAAAGTGATCTTCAATTTTTGTAACTGTAGTATTTCAATTTTAGTCATTTTTTGAAGTGTTCTAGAAATCTCTAGAGTAGCTTACCTTTGATGTCTGTTCTGGTCCTGATCATATCCAAATTAGGTTGGGTAAACGGTAGACGAAACAGATCATTCAGAAATTGAATTAAACTTATGTTGTTCTCTTCCGAAGAGAGGGATTAGTGTGTAACAAAAGTATCCCCCATTGGTCGAATTATTCTAGTGGTCTATCCGCAACCACATTAACTTTCAGAGTAACAATGAACATCATAGGCTACAAGGCATAAGGGAATGATTCCAAATAcacaataaatataagaaaatcaGATGTATAATGAAGCATAAACTTTTTTGAAACATGAACCATTTGTTAACTCCAAAATAACTTTGGTGTGACTTTTGCTTCTGGTTATTGCCACCAACATCTTTTGTTGCCTGATTTCAATGTATTTGTATGTGATAGGACTCGATCTCGATTATGAATGaacattgatcaataaaataaaatagtagaatATAGTAGTGAATAGAAATCTTATTGCTGGAAATAGCTAGAGTTCATGTGGGATCTAGCTCACAATACAAACAGAAGactaaaatgaaaggaaataaGCTATAAATGATAAAGGAGGTACTTTGAGAGGCCTTAGCTCTCCTAGGGTAAAATTCACCACTCAAATCATGCATAAAAACAATGGCAGAGAACATGCTGCTATTTAATCAATTTGATCCACATCTATTTTCTCTTCCCtcgctgaataaggaaacattcctaTAAGGGAATGATTAGCTGTATCCTTTTGCCcacgtttccttttataaaatatgtcaTAACTATCAGTATGCTTCTAAGACACTTACCTGAAATACATGGCAATGATACATTATACACTGATAGAGATGTCAAGAGGACAAGACTGGGGAGCATTCTCCCGCTCCCCGACTCAGTTCTCCATATCACTCCCTGTTCCTTGTAACAGAAGATTGTTGGCTTGTGGAAATTGTTTAGATATgtattacattaaaaaaaaaaaaacaagattttaCATGTAAATTATGCGAGTTCAGAGTGTCTATTTTTCTCAACAGAAGTGAAATGACTTTATTCAAGAGTGAAAGAAAGACATGGGAAATATTGATGTACTAAAATTTTGTATCATTTaaaatctttcatttttttttagaaatacaGAGGATTGGTTCTTATGTACATCAGAATCTGAACCTTGACTATCATTGGCTATCAAACAGAACTCTCAATTGGGAAATATGAATGTAAAATATTCAAAGCATAAAAGTTCATACAAGAAACAATTTCCAACATTTATAAGGGAGCTATGCCATCAATTTTCTCTGAACGATCTTAAGAAATCAACCAATAACTTTGATAAAGATCGACAAATTGGAGAATCACAATACTATATAGTGTACGAAGGTTATCTCAAACATAATGGGGAAAATGATTATCCAATAGCAGTGATGCGGATGAGAAATATAGTCGacgaatggtttcagaaggaaaTTGAACTCAACTGCCAGCTTTGTCACCCGAATTTGGCATCTTTTATAGGGTTTTGTGACCAAAAAGATGAGAAAATTCTTGTGTATAAAAAAGACGACATTGTAAATGGCTCTCTCACTGATCACGTACTGTCAAGGGATATCGAATCACTGACATGGAAGAAAAGGCTTGAAATAGGCATTGGAGCTGCAAAAGGACTACACTACCTTCACACCGGAGCAAAGCGCGCGATTTTTCACCGTGACGTAAAGCCAGCCAACATTCTTTTAGATAAAAGTATGGTACCAAAACTCTGGCAACTTGGATTTTCCTTACAAGGGAAGATTTCGAACTCGAAGTCAATACCAATTGAAGTCGATTTCATTTAtggtaatttattttcttttacctTTAGAGTAAACACTCAAATTATTTATCCACTTTTAGATGAAATTGTTGCGTCTATCATTAGTAAGATGAAAAGTGTCGCAttttataaaactttttttttaggtttgtcTCTTTTTAATgtgaatttgagtttttttttagactGACTTGGTGCATATAGTAATTTATTCTTCAAAATTAGTTTACAATGTCAGAAGTACCACTCTTTATTAACATTCTGCAGTATGAGGGCATGTGTTTGATTCTTCTTGACAACATTTTCATTGcgtcaataaaaaatttaactatttTAAATGTGGcactcaattttttcttttagtaaGATGGATAAAACAAAGACATGTTAGTGATTAAATTTCAAGGTTTacgaaaaggaaaaaaaaaaatgaaatatgctATTTTTTGCTCGAACCAATTTTgaccttacttttttttttttgggtaaatagtgtcatatCCCCtacaaaataggcgagttttgcgttaccccctgcaaaatatttttttgagattaccccttacaatgtcaagattccttgcgttacccccctggctcaacaagtgggcatatgacatggacgaatcttgacgtggcatgacacgtggaaattaatttatttttaattgccaactcagtaattatttattttttaattaaaaaaaaatgaaaaaaacttttttttttacggtaactttttttttaaagaaatctttttttttaaagaaacttttttttttaaaaaaaacttttttttaaagaaacttttttttttaaaaaaaacttttttttaaagaaacataagaattttttttatttaaagaaacttttttttttcgttccgttcatatgcagcgattgttcttcgttttcaatttcaatttgggggttagggcaaagcgattgttcttgcgttaccatgtgattgcagttttttttttgggttactctattattattagttattattattattattattattattagttttttggttactattattattattagtttttttttcatcttcattttttttttggttactctattattagttattatatatatataagaatttttttatatatatataataacaacttttagtaaaaaaaaaaaaaaaactttcttttaagtaagttcataaaaatataacaacttttaagttttttttttcatttttttaattaaaaacccacattaattaatgagttggcaattaaaaataaataaaaaataaattaattttcatgtgtcatgccacgtcaagattcttccatgtcatatgcccacttgttgagccaggggggtaagaatcttgacattgcagggggtaatctcaaaaaaatattttgcagggggtaacgcaaaactcgcctattttgcagggggtataacactatttaccctttttttttttttaataacttggTTGCAGATAATTTCAGATGTATGTTAAGTTCGACTAAATGCTTTTGTTGACAGGTACATATGGTTTTATGGCGCCAGAGTATTACGAAACCAATACTTTCACAGATAAATGTGACGTTTACTCTTTTGGTATGGTTCTACTTAGTCTAGCATGCACAAACTACAATCTTACGATCAGGGATAAGATTGAAATGTTCCGCTTGGAGGAGGAAATTGCGTTTTTAGAAGACCATAATGAGGTTTTAGATGAGAATGTACTTACGGGAGATAACTTTTGGGACAAGTTCCTGGATGCTGAGATTATTGATCCCATTCACATGAGATTGATTGCTCTGCCGTGCTTGGAAGTGTACATGGATATCACGAAAAGATGCTTGAAATCTGATCCAAATGAAAGACCAGCAATGGGTGAAGTTGAGGTTGAACTTGAGCATGCTCTGGCTCTGCAGGAGGAGGAAGAAAAGTTTTGGAAATTGTAATGGTGTTATAACTTTTTTTCCCACAACCATTCCCATCTAATttaccaaacaaacaaatctcccATTTGTTTATTGTCATTTAAAAAATCAATGCAgcataaaatgtttttaattatctatATACTACCTCACTCTCATTCTTCAAGCTTCATGTGAAAATTATCGAGGAAAGTTTATGCAGAACAAGTGtctcttttaaatttttcacatttttttaaggaaatgaCCATGTGTTCATTTAACaataaaatgtgtttgtttACTAAAAATGGCCATATTAATGGAAGTTACGTTGAGTAATTTGGTAATTGAGatacaataaataataaataatgatagtttattgaaaaaagttgataaatgttgttttgatattttaaaggGGCTTGAGAAGAAAAAGTCTTTCCGACAACGGTTGTCAGATGGCGTGTTCCGTTGAATGCCACAACGGCAGTGCAAGTGTATAGCTGAAAAAACTTCTGTTTGAGGGGGAGCATATACCCTTCAAAGAATGGATGGACTCACAGTTGAGGGGGATACTGTtgatatttcaagtgtgagttgagtctcacattagataaaaaaaatattgaatactttataagtgagatgacccataaacctaatgccttaagattttgaattaagatatggtgtccaactcacttatgTAATTGTTGAGTGCCCAGTGTGATAATCTCGGGACCCCAATAACCAACGGATTGAATATATAGCTAAATATGAGCTGTTATTTGAGTGGTGATGTAACAATTCTCTCCTTCCTAACCATAGAGAAAACAATGCCAAACTGCGTGGAAGGAGGTGTAGAAAATTCAAGTCAACGTAGAAATTTGCAGGTTGGAAGAAGCATActgaaatttaataaattaattcttTCAAGTCTCAAGCCAATCACACTATTTTCTATAAACAATAAGCTTTCAAGTTACGTTCGTTCAACGGAACATTGTGCTAATTAGTATTGTTGATCTTCCAGGTAAATTTCAAATTTGTGTGTTGATTTCACTCTCCTAGATGAAATCTTTCATTTGTTTTAGGATCTCAACTTAAACTATGATGTATAAGTAGATTTGTGGTATTGAACTTCACTTGTACATGTGatatatacaaaaattcatCAGTTTTAGCTTACAAAATGGTTTGATACTTACAATTTTGACATTGCTAAAATTTCTACCCAACTTGTTTCCctcgttttctttcttttagttTAATTCTATGATGCATTTACAACAATCCCTTCTTCCCTAAAAGGAATTCATGTTTCATGATGCAATATGTAGGCTTGGTTGTTACTTGTTATGTACATATATGAATCTGACTGAACCTTTATTATATTCATTGGCTATGAAACAGAACTCTCGCTTGGgaaatatgtttgtttattattCAAAGCATAAGAATTCATCCAAGAAACAATATCCAACAATTATAGAAGAGCTATGTCATCAATTTTCTCTGGATGACCTTAAGAAATCAACCAATAACTTTGATGAAGATCGATTAATTGGAAGTGAATTTGAAACTAGAGATGCAAATTACGGTAAAGAGTATAGAGGTTGTCTCAAACATAATGGTGAATCTGATTATCCAATAGCGGTGAAGGTTATGAAACGCAGAGACAGGAGGGatttaatgaagaatattaTTGAACTCCATTGCCAACTTCATCATCCGAATTTGATATCTTTAATTGGATTTTGTGAAAACAAATATGTATCATGTCTTGTGTATGAGTACATGTGCAATGGCTCTCTCCATGATCGCTTACTTTCAAGGGATATGGAATCACTGTCATGGAAGAAAAGGCTTGAAATAAGCATTGAAGTTGCAAAAGGACTACACTACCTTCACACTGGAGCAAAGCGCCCGATTTTCAACCGTGACATCACAACTCACAACATTCTTTTAGATAGCAAAATGGTACCAAAACTCAAACTTGAAATTTCCTTACAAGGGAAGTTTTCTAAATTGAACCAAAAACCAATTCAAGTCGACGCAATTTTcggtaatttaattttttaatatatagagTAAAACTCAAATTATTTATGCACTTGTGATTAAAATTCTTGTGTGTATGTACACAAATCCTACCTCAATGGGAAGAAGTCCCGAAATTGCTATGTTAGACGCAATGACTGGGGTTTGAAAATCGATCTTTCCATTTTATGTGTGAGTTTCTAGTTCTCATttcatctattaaaaaaaaaaacttctatatCATTAGTAAGATGTGGTCTAATATTTTCATTCTTGAGtactaattataaaataaaatttcttaaGAACTAAAATGGtattgtaatgattttgattgatgtacTATCTACAAACATGAATGAAAGAATAGTGTTGTTTTTGTTGGTAAACAAAAAAATGGTATATGCAATGCAATTTTTTGGTTAAATAAAATCACAACTCATTCAAACAGGCCCTTAGTCttcctattttaaaaatcaattttgtctccaattcacttttttttcttcttctttcaaatttAGTTCTCAACTCATtttttagtcattttttatgatgtggtTTATTCATTTATGATGTGTCAATCCTTATTAAGTCATATTGAATATTCTTGTCAACAAAAATATGCCTAATAAACACTATTATGCTGTAAATAAATAGtcacatcataaaaaataggaggaccaaatataaaacttaaaatgaaaTATGCGATTTTTGGCCCAAACCAATCTTAACTTGGCTGGAGATAATTTCAGATGCATGTTAAGTTAGACTAAATGCTCTTTTGTTGACAGGTACAATCAATTACATGGCGCCTGAGTATGCCCTATATGGAACTGTCACAGATAAATCTGACGTTTACTCTTTTGGTATGGTTCTACTTGATGTAGCATGCACAAACTACAATCTTACGATCAGGGATAAGATTGAAATGTTCCGGTTGGAGGAGGAAATTGCATTTTTAGAAGACCATAATGAGGTTTTACTTTTATATGAAGATATACTTAAAGGAGATAACTTCTGGGACAAGTTCCTAGATGCTGAGATTATTGATCCCATTCTTATGAGATTGATTGCTCTGCCGTGTTTGGAAGTGTACATGGATATTGCGAAAAGATGCTTGAAATCTGATCCAAATGAAAGACCAGCAATGGGTGAAGTTGAGGTTGAACTTGAGCATGCTCTAGCACTGCAGGAGGAGGAAGAAAAGTGTTGGAAAGAGTAATGGTGTTGtaacttttttaatttcaatctaACAATCGTCAAACACTACATTATTATTTAAAGAAAACATATGTTCACTAAGACATCCGCACACTTGTTTGCCTCACCATAATCATGTAAAATTTTCACCTCCCAATTCATAGCCTATATATTATCTTCTTGAGTAACAAATAACCAACCATTTCTTTTAGACGCCCAGAGCTAATAACATGCACAACATTCTGAGAATCAAGACATAATTCAAAACTTGAAAAAACCCAATCAACGAAAAAGACATAATCCTTCTAGCAATCAGTAAAGTTCAGCGGTAAAAACATTACAAACACCCATACTTTTAGCAAAACGTCCAAATGCACCATTCCTCTTGATTTCCTCTAATAACACTCCCACAACCGGCTGACCTTCCCTCTCCTTGCAAGGTGATGGAGCGAGCATTTAGtttaaatttagtttaatttgtcattaatttttaaaaaaattgccaCTAACTTCTTAAACTATTTAGGGTTAATATGGTGATTTTTACCCTGTCATCTGCTTTACCCCCTCATTTTTTTTACCctcttgtaataaaaaaattctcagTTTCTAATCCCTAACCAAGTACATGTTGGCATACTGTACATTTTGACGACGTGACATACCTActtgtcacttttttttttatttactattaaattcataaaaatttatGGTCATACTCATATGCCAACATGTGTGGTCAGAAGTTAAAAACACTTTGAATTGAATTACAAGGAggtaaaacaaaattttgtttttacagAGGATAAAGTAAAACTCACTCAAACGGCAAGGAGCAAAACACCTATTAACCCAACTACTTAGCATTTCAAAGACAGAGAaatgaaattatatattattcTCCCTGTCTTTTtaagaaatatataataaacgAAAAACAAACGAGAAAAGTAtctaccaatcgttagttgattcagtggtgattggcgctaaacttggtagggaggaccacggttcgattcctcgcaactgcgatcgggagggggctggaaccacttgatgccagaactgactcccgaaccagattaaactggtggtaaaaaacaaaacaaaacgaGAAAAATATCTTCGACTTTTATATaattccttcaattttttttttaaaagacaaATGAATTAACATGATTTGATGAATTTGcttcatatttttatgtatcaaatacatcaacttgACCAAtttatctcttataaaaaaattagagataGTCCTGTGAGCTTAGTTCAGTTAgtagggacatcgcattatatatgtaggagccggggttcgaaccccggacatccacttattcacctttaaggagAAATTTCTAACTACTATACTATTAAACCAAAAGAAATTAGAGACATGCTTCAATATGTATTCAATTCTaact
This genomic interval from Trifolium pratense cultivar HEN17-A07 linkage group LG6, ARS_RC_1.1, whole genome shotgun sequence contains the following:
- the LOC123890491 gene encoding receptor-like protein kinase ANXUR2 gives rise to the protein MNVKYSKHKSSYKKQFPTFIRELCHQFSLNDLKKSTNNFDKDRQIGESQYYIVYEGYLKHNGENDYPIAVMRMRNIVDEWFQKEIELNCQLCHPNLASFIGFCDQKDEKILVYKKDDIVNGSLTDHVLSRDIESLTWKKRLEIGIGAAKGLHYLHTGAKRAIFHRDVKPANILLDKSMVPKLWQLGFSLQGKISNSKSIPIEVDFIYGTYGFMAPEYYETNTFTDKCDVYSFGMVLLSLACTNYNLTIRDKIEMFRLEEEIAFLEDHNEVLDENVLTGDNFWDKFLDAEIIDPIHMRLIALPCLEVYMDITKRCLKSDPNERPAMGEVEVELEHALALQEEEEKFWKL
- the LOC123890490 gene encoding receptor-like protein kinase ANXUR1 isoform X1, which codes for MPNCVEGGVENSSQRRNLQVGRSILKFNKLILSSLKPITLFSINNKLSSYVRSTKHNGESDYPIAVKVMKRRDRRDLMKNIIELHCQLHHPNLISLIGFCENKYVSCLVYEYMCNGSLHDRLLSRDMESLSWKKRLEISIEVAKGLHYLHTGAKRPIFNRDITTHNILLDSKMVPKLKLEISLQGKFSKLNQKPIQVDAIFGTINYMAPEYALYGTVTDKSDVYSFGMVLLDVACTNYNLTIRDKIEMFRLEEEIAFLEDHNEVLLLYEDILKGDNFWDKFLDAEIIDPILMRLIALPCLEVYMDIAKRCLKSDPNERPAMGEVEVELEHALALQEEEEKCWKE
- the LOC123890490 gene encoding receptor-like protein kinase ANXUR2 isoform X2, with protein sequence MFVYYSKHKNSSKKQYPTIIEELCHQFSLDDLKKSTNNFDEDRLIGSEFETRDANYGKEYRGCLKHNGESDYPIAVKVMKRRDRRDLMKNIIELHCQLHHPNLISLIGFCENKYVSCLVYEYMCNGSLHDRLLSRDMESLSWKKRLEISIEVAKGLHYLHTGAKRPIFNRDITTHNILLDSKMVPKLKLEISLQGKFSKLNQKPIQVDAIFGTINYMAPEYALYGTVTDKSDVYSFGMVLLDVACTNYNLTIRDKIEMFRLEEEIAFLEDHNEVLLLYEDILKGDNFWDKFLDAEIIDPILMRLIALPCLEVYMDIAKRCLKSDPNERPAMGEVEVELEHALALQEEEEKCWKE